One region of Rhodocaloribacter litoris genomic DNA includes:
- a CDS encoding HU family DNA-binding protein, with translation MPETPMEPVARALADILREALVRGESVHVPGLGTFEVRHQPSQVMEEGGLSVVLPPRDVVVFKPEP, from the coding sequence ATGCCCGAAACACCGATGGAACCCGTCGCCCGGGCTCTGGCCGACATCCTCCGCGAAGCCCTCGTGCGCGGCGAATCCGTGCATGTCCCCGGCCTGGGAACCTTCGAAGTCCGGCACCAGCCCAGCCAGGTGATGGAAGAAGGCGGCCTCTCGGTCGTCCTCCCGCCCCGCGACGTCGTCGTCTTCAAGCCCGAACCCTGA
- a CDS encoding SPOR domain-containing protein has protein sequence MPARLIEQLADRLSLTPPEAEQTLRAFVERLRERLHNGETVVLPTLGTFRLQDREITFEPAPALDLATNHRYAGLEPLPAAPPPDEPAEAPVAGDEPDVAPEASRETDDLEDGTWAPPRQETDDHPLGPPPPEPFEEADYAVVDEEGTAGTPAPETEDPFSLLKYGEQAHEEEEQEAVTEPAAGADEPGIEEEAEQEEEEREAIAPVLTGPEPPLQPAGDRDEPAAPPSQAPRAARRRPFPAGLLALALLGIAGGAVVAYLLLRSPAPSPSPPPLTEAPAPADTTTAAQPERPAPEADTTRRLPETPPPSPPAEPAPGREGLDLDAGGWTVVVASLTARRDAEAIAERYLDLNLPVDILTATTNNVTRYRVAVGQYPTQEAAQEAITRMGDRLPEGSWPLRIRPER, from the coding sequence ATGCCTGCCCGCTTGATCGAACAGCTCGCCGACCGCCTTTCCCTGACCCCCCCGGAGGCCGAACAGACCCTCCGGGCCTTCGTCGAAAGGCTTCGCGAACGGCTCCACAACGGAGAGACGGTCGTCCTCCCGACGCTCGGCACATTCCGGCTTCAGGACCGGGAGATCACCTTCGAGCCGGCGCCGGCCCTGGACCTGGCCACGAACCACCGGTATGCCGGGCTCGAACCGCTCCCGGCCGCGCCACCCCCGGATGAACCCGCCGAAGCCCCCGTCGCCGGGGACGAACCGGACGTCGCACCGGAAGCCTCCCGGGAGACCGACGATCTCGAAGACGGCACCTGGGCACCCCCACGCCAGGAAACCGATGACCACCCGCTCGGGCCGCCCCCGCCCGAGCCGTTCGAAGAGGCCGACTATGCCGTCGTCGACGAGGAGGGCACGGCCGGGACCCCGGCGCCGGAGACCGAGGATCCGTTCAGCCTGCTCAAGTACGGTGAGCAAGCGCACGAAGAGGAAGAACAAGAGGCCGTAACGGAGCCGGCAGCCGGGGCGGACGAACCCGGCATAGAGGAAGAGGCGGAACAGGAGGAGGAAGAACGGGAAGCGATCGCGCCGGTCCTGACCGGCCCCGAACCGCCCCTGCAACCGGCCGGAGACCGGGACGAGCCGGCAGCCCCCCCTTCGCAGGCGCCCCGGGCGGCCCGCCGCCGGCCTTTCCCGGCGGGACTCCTGGCACTGGCACTGCTGGGGATCGCCGGAGGAGCCGTGGTCGCCTACCTCCTGCTCCGCTCGCCGGCCCCGTCTCCCTCCCCGCCCCCCCTCACCGAAGCACCCGCCCCTGCCGACACCACAACCGCCGCGCAGCCCGAGCGACCCGCGCCGGAGGCCGACACCACCCGCCGCCTCCCCGAAACGCCCCCGCCATCCCCACCGGCGGAACCGGCCCCCGGCCGCGAAGGCCTCGACCTCGACGCCGGCGGCTGGACCGTGGTCGTTGCCTCCCTCACCGCACGCCGCGACGCCGAGGCCATCGCCGAACGCTATCTGGACCTGAATTTGCCTGTAGACATCCTGACGGCAACAACCAACAACGTCACACGTTATCGTGTCGCCGTCGGCCAGTATCCGACACAGGAGGCGGCCCAGGAAGCCATCACCCGGATGGGTGACCGCCTGCCGGAAGGAAGCTGGCCGCTCCGTATCCGCCCCGAAAGGTAA
- a CDS encoding MotA/TolQ/ExbB proton channel family protein, protein MITRIQEAGALAADTARAAGLQETTSLLDTVMLGGWILIPIFLLSILTIYLFVERMLTLRRAASDPNAIMQRIREYVQAGNIHGAQAYCDAQDKPITRILKHGLERLGRPISEIQDAVNAAGKHEAFELERRTDLLASIAGIAPMLGFLGTVTGMIKAFQQIQNLQGNVNPSVLAGGIWEALISTAAGLIVGILAFFFYNFLLNRINRLVNDLERTATDFIDLLQAPAPVSRQPRYATRGEDTF, encoded by the coding sequence ATGATCACACGTATTCAGGAAGCCGGTGCCCTCGCGGCGGACACGGCCCGGGCCGCCGGCCTGCAGGAAACCACCTCCCTTCTCGACACCGTGATGCTGGGTGGATGGATTCTCATCCCCATCTTCCTGCTCTCGATTCTGACGATCTACCTCTTCGTCGAACGCATGCTGACCCTGCGCCGGGCGGCCAGCGATCCCAATGCCATCATGCAGCGGATCCGGGAATACGTGCAGGCCGGCAACATCCACGGAGCCCAGGCCTACTGCGACGCGCAGGACAAGCCCATCACCCGTATCCTCAAACACGGCCTGGAACGCCTCGGGCGCCCGATCTCCGAGATCCAGGATGCCGTGAACGCCGCCGGCAAGCACGAGGCGTTCGAGCTGGAGCGACGCACCGACCTGCTGGCCAGCATCGCCGGCATCGCCCCCATGCTCGGCTTCCTCGGCACCGTCACGGGCATGATCAAGGCCTTCCAGCAGATCCAGAATCTCCAGGGTAACGTCAACCCGAGTGTGCTGGCCGGCGGCATCTGGGAAGCCCTCATCAGCACCGCCGCCGGGCTCATCGTGGGCATCCTCGCCTTCTTCTTCTACAACTTCCTGCTGAACCGCATCAACCGCCTCGTCAACGACCTGGAACGGACGGCGACCGACTTCATCGACCTGTTGCAGGCACCGGCGCCGGTCTCCCGCCAGCCCCGGTACGCCACGCGCGGAGAAGACACCTTCTGA
- a CDS encoding ExbD/TolR family protein yields the protein MSSINFSTSKKPLTAYSLAGLADIVLLLLIFFLLTSSFIPQFGIQVNLPQASASAPMEEQYVTVSITDDGRFYVDQRQVPREGLLDAIREARGTRAALVLRADREATVGDFARVAAIAKALNLRVLMATERGLELP from the coding sequence ATGTCCTCGATCAACTTCTCCACCTCCAAGAAGCCGCTGACGGCCTACAGCCTGGCCGGCCTGGCCGACATCGTGCTGCTGCTGCTGATCTTCTTCCTGCTCACCTCCAGCTTCATCCCGCAGTTCGGCATCCAGGTGAACCTGCCGCAGGCCAGCGCCTCGGCGCCGATGGAGGAGCAGTACGTCACCGTGAGCATCACGGACGACGGGCGCTTCTACGTGGACCAGCGCCAGGTGCCCCGTGAAGGACTCCTGGACGCCATCCGGGAGGCCCGGGGCACCCGCGCCGCCCTGGTCCTCCGTGCCGACCGGGAAGCCACCGTGGGCGACTTTGCCCGGGTTGCCGCCATCGCCAAGGCCCTCAACCTCCGCGTCCTCATGGCGACCGAGCGGGGGCTGGAGCTGCCATGA